The genomic window TTACCTTTCCAGACTGCAACGTCAAATTTCTGGGAAGCAACATCAATGCCGACAGGGGTGAGAATTTGCACGTGCTATCTCCTTCTGGGTGAATCAGGAAACCGCCATGACCTTCCTTATAGATACGTGCTCCAGGCACAGGATACCGTCCAGTCTTGAAGGCGGGAGATAAGTCGTGGGGGATGAATCTATTGGACAGGCTCTAAGCCCGAGGGAGGGTTCCATCTCACCCACAACTTCCCGATGATCAGTCGGGGAGCATAATACCCTGAGTACAATGATCGAGATACAAGGTTAAGGTTAAGATTCAGCTCCCACTCCTCCTCCCCCCAGCACGGCGAAACTTCCTCCCGGCGCAGACGAGCCGCCCAGCACATGCACAAGATATCGACGCCCCCTAAATATGTATTGACCACGCTCGCCACGATGTTACAGCCCTCTGGGTGGTCAGGTCGGCCGTGACAAAAAAATCAGCCTGCATCTCCACCGGCAGGTTGCGCGCCGTGGTGAGTAAGCAGGCGCACAGTTCTTGCATTACCTGTACCACCGCTTTGCCGACGCCTTTGGTCCCCGAGGTGACCAGCACACGCTGACCTTGTAATTTCATATCCCAATGCATCAGCTTATCTCCAGAGTGAGGATTTTATCGTCCGCGAGTTTGAACAGGTGCCGCAGCTGCACGGGACTTCCGTGAAAATCACCAACGACTTTAGCGACCACTATCACCCATTCTCCCTGCCGCACACTTTTCAACGCTTCGATGCTGTAGGCGTACTTCTGTTGCGCTTCACGCACCAACAAGCAATAGCGTCATATCCGTGATAACACTGCCCTTCATCCATCACGACCGCATTGGGAGCGAAACAGTGGTCAATCGCGTCAATGCCACGTCGTTGCTGACCGCAAAAAAGGTCACAAGCGCTTCGGGTAATAATAGCGTCATGGTTGTCCTAATTAATCATTGCCGTACGGTCATTTTCTTCATAAGCTAACGCTTTATCAAGAACACACAGAAAAGTAAGTTACCTACCCATGAGAAAGACATATATCCGGTGACCGCCGCCCATGGCGTGGAAAACGTACTTAAACTGCTAGAAGGCAGATAGAAACTCATCATCCTGTTCCACCTGTTTGACGGCAAAATACAGCGCTATTCCGATTTGGAAAAATTTATCCCGGGCATTTCATAGAAAATGCTCGCCCAGCAATTGCGGCAGCTAGAAGCGGACGGGATCGTGGCGCGCAAGATTTATCCGCAAGTTCCCCCAAAAGTGGAATACCGCCTGACGGAATGGAGCCAGGCATTATGCCCGGCGTTAGACGCCATGCTTAAATGGGCAGAGCAAAAAGAGGAATTCCTGCCAGCGCCTGACACGACAGAGTAGTTTCTGTATTGTGAGCGGTGGGTTATTACGGTGACAGCATTATCTGCTGCAAAACTCAGATTATTATTACAGTAATAAAATATAAAAAGTCTAGTACGGACGTCCTGACGAAGTCGATTAAACTGACTTTTATTGAAGCCTGCCAATTTGATATTTAGCAAAAGCATTCCTCTCTCACCTATTGGCGTCGCAAGAATAATTAGGCCATTACGCTAAAAAATAGAGAACAACCTTAACCTATAACGATTCATTTATAACGCCCCGGCGATTCCGGTAATTCGATGTCGGTGAAAATAGAAACGTGCCTGTCCTGCCGGTGATTTCTCCCGTACCATAGCGATGTAGCTATTGTGAGCTTTTGCAGCTGTGCTAAGTATCCGCGCCGGTTCCCGCAAAAGATGCCCCTGTCCTTGCGCAAGCGATGATGACACGGCGGTAAACACTCAAAGAACGCAAAACAAACAGGTCCAACAGCGTGACAGAAACTGACAAAGCGCGTTTATGGCCGGGCACGAATACAGTGATTACGGGGGCTTGGCGCCCTCATCACGCTGCGTACAGAGAGCATTTGCGTTTGGCAAAGATCACTAATTCCCCTGGAATGGGGTACCTACAATTGTTGCCTTAATAAACCCCTAGTGGACGTTACGACAGTCAATAACCAATAGAATATCGAGGCTTAAACGGTAATTTCGGAGGAGAAACGGCTCTCCAAGAGGCTGATTATCCGGCGGATTTAGATAAGGAGATCCCTTTTTGCCCCGTATAAAACACCACCAGGGTGACACCTTCTTTACCTGTGTAACCACGGTGAGCGCTGTCGACCATCTCGGATATGACCTCTCCTGCCTTAAGCGTGCGTTTTTGGCCATTGGCTTTCTTTTCCACCGTCAGCGCCCCTTCCTGCACATAGGCGGAATTAGGGATGGGATGTTCATGCCAGGCCAGTGTGGAATTGAGTGCAATAGTGATTTTCAGAACGGAAAGTTGCGGCGTACCTTTTGGGTAGAGTTATTATCAAATCTGGTGTATGGCGATCAGGCTACGTTCTGCTCTGATGCTTCGTGAATCTGTTCTCCATCCTGAAATTGGACGTTGTTTATCACCAGGGTCAGCAGGTCAAATCCTCTTAGCCGGTTCCAGCTTTTCTGAGCAGACTGGAGCAGCTTAAATACCATTGATAGTGTGGTTTCTCTCGAACCACACTTCTTTGCGCGTCTGCTTCGTAGCCTCATAGTCGCAAAAGCCGATTCAATCGGCTTTGTCGTTCTTATTGATGCCCAGTGCTCTGACGGGAAGTCGTAGAATGCCAGCAGTTCTTCTCGATCTTTCTCCAGCTTCTTCATCGCTGCAGGATACTTCGCTGAAAACCTTGCCAACAAAACATCAAAAAGCACATTAGCCGTTTTGTGCACCCAACAGCGTTGGTGCTGCGTGTCCGGGAATATCTTTGCCATTGCATTCCAAAACTAAGGGCACCGTCTCCCTTAGCCAGCTTGGGAGATACGGTTAGGCCACGTGCTCGCAGGCCATGGAGAAGTTCGGCCCAGTTTGCTTCTGATTCTCGATAACCCTCTTCGACCGCAACCAGCTCCTGACGTCCATGCTCAGTGACGCCGATAATGACCAGTAGGCAAAGGCGATCATCTTGCCTGACATAGCTGTATATGCCATCAGCCCAGAAATAAACGTAGCGCGTATCGCTTAAATCACGCAGGCACCATTGCCTGTGCACTTCAAGCCATTGCTGTTTCAGTCTGCTGATGGTACTCGTGGAGAGGACATGGGCTTTTTCACCGAGTAGCGCCCCCAGGGCTTCATGAAAATCACCGGTGGATATGCCTCGCAGATACAGCCATGGCAGCAACGCGCTGTTGAACGCTGTGGCAAATAACCGTTACGGACGACGGCATGACGCCCATCGTCAAGACGGCGTTCAGCATGGCTTCGAGCTCAGCCTCAACGACGGCGGCTATCAGTTGTCTGGCACCATGACGGATGAGTTCATGCAAGGGCTCACCGGTAATATCTGGTTCTGCGGAGACCTGTAGGGTAGACTTTTTCATGGCGTATCGTCTCTCTGTTGTTGAAATCATCCACGAAATCAATCAGCAGCATACGCCACCCTCTCCGAAACCTCATACACCAGAAATGAGCATAACTCTTTTGGGTAAGCCTGATATGAAACACCATCCCAAGACTTTTCGGTCTCGAGAAGTTTTTCAACGCTAACGCCGCCATCTTTATCGTTTTCATCTGCCTGGGTAAAAAAGAAATGATGAGAAAAGTAAAATATATACAAACAGATAAAGTTCGATTGGATAGTCGCATGCATGATCCTTTGTATATTTCGGGTGGTGGGTGGTGGGTGGTGGGTGGTCAAAAACCATAGCATCTCCGTCACGACGGGGGAAGGACTCTTTAGGGTAATGCCGCTGTCGCGAAATGAACACCCAAATCGGTATTAAGATTACATCCGACGGTAGAGCGGAAACCGCTGGGAAAGGTCCATTGGCAGAAATGACCTTTTGCAATAACAGCCGCTTGCGACAGGATAAATGAAAGATTGTGGTGGTTAGTTTTGCACTTAGCACCAACAAAATTATCTTCACAATTAAAAAAATGTAGCAACTCGCCAAATGAGAAAAATAACCTCCTCACGAGAGCGAGTATTTAACGCGGATGACGCTTTACAATAGGCTTTGTTGAATAAATATAACTTTTAGGTGATCGTCTGCTCAGATCACTACCGTCATTTCAACATCTGCACTCCATGGCAAAGCAAAAGTTTAAAATAACCAACTGGTCCACTTACAACAAAGCTCTCAAGCAGCGCGGGGCTCTGACGATATGGCTGGATGAGTCGGCAATTGTTGCATGGACGGAAAAAACAACGCCTGAACGGCGTGGCCGGCCGCTTCACTACGCAGATATGGCTATCACCACTGTTCTGATGATGAAACGCGTGTTTGGCCTTTCGTTAAGGGCTTTCAGGGCTTCGTTGACGCCATTTTTAAACTGATGGTGCTACCGCTAAGATACCCAGACTACTCGCTGATCAGCAAGCGAGCAAAGACAGTTAAGATTAGCATAAAAACGCCGACCCGTGGTAAAATCTCACCTCTAGTCATTGACGGAACCGGCCTGAAGGTCTTTGGCGAAGGCGAATGGAAAGTCCGACAGCATGGTGCCGACAGACGGAGGGTATGGCGTAAGCTGCATATGGCCGCAGACAGTGTAATGCATGAGATTATCTGTGCTGACTTATCGCTCAGCGGTACGACGGATGCTCAGGCCCTACCCGCTCTGATAAACCAGACCCAGCGGAAAATCAGGGAAGCGTCGGCTGATGGCGCTTACGATATCCGCTACTGTCATGATGCTCTGCTGAGGAAGAAAATAAGGCCTCTTATTCCTCCACGAGGTGGGGCGCAATATTGGCCAGACCGATACCATGAGCGTAACTACGCCGTTGCGAATCAGCGTCTAAGCGGCAGTAACGATGTATGGAAAAAGCAAGTGGGCTATCATCGACGCTCAGTGGCTGAAACAGCGATATTCCGGTTCAAAACGCTTATGGGCGATCATCTAAGTCTGCGTGACTATGATGCGCAGGTAGGTGAGGCAATGGCGATGGTCAAAGCGCTTAACGAAATGACGCTGTTAGGAATGCCGAACAGCATCCGGATCGCATAACAATCGATCTGCTAGGGGGGGCGTAGTCACAAGTTCTGATTTATTCAACAAAGCTTTTACAACACTCAACGCTTATGAAATATATAAGGTCATCGTCGTGTGATCCCGCTTAATGCTTTGCCAAGATCTAAACACTTTTCAGTACCCGCTTACCAAAAATTTTTATGGCTGCCGGTAAAGGTTTTCACAGCTATGTTTGAACACTTTTTCTCTATGGTAGGTCAGATATTCTTCTAATTCATTAGAGATTTTCCGCAGTCTTAAATTTCTTCTCAGCCTTAAATCCTGTATATCGTTTTGTGATAACTGGGGTGAAAACATTACATCGCCGCTTGCGCTAAATGTAATCAAGCCCGCATCAAAAAGGTGATCTAGCATCGGTTGCAGGAGCAAACCATTCATAGGATCCAAACGTTCTTGATTGGAAAAATCCTTCCATGGATTTATATGTGATGCACGAAGAAAAGAGATGTTTTTTAATCCCGTTACTGCACAGCAACCCCACAGATTTATCACGCCATCCCTAAAAAAATCTTGTCCGATACGACTTTTAATGATGGCGTCTTTTTCAGTTTTACTGAATGAATAAAACTCATTTTTATGTAATTCAATTTCATCTAACAAATCTAATCCTAGCTTTCCTTGACCAATTTTGAATATAAATTGACTGGGCACCTCTGTACGTAGTTTACATCCTATGAGGAAAATCTCTCCGTAATAAATGAATGAATAATGGTGCATCTCTCGATAAAAAAGATGTATTTTCTCATTTTCAGATTCCGCATTGATAATTCTTTTATCTGCAAAATATTTTTTCTCACCCTCCCAGTGAAGCACCCCATTATCTAGTAAATCTTTGTACTGGGTAAGTGCCTCTTGTTTGTTTTTTTCACAAATAAAATAATGTAGTTGCACCCTGAAGGTGTTATAACACCTCTGGAAATCGCTTGAAATTTACTATACCCCCAAAGTTTTTCCAAAAAGGGACGTTCATACCCCTCCCCAATTTTGAGCTTTTCAAAACCGACTTTCACAATATTTCCTCACTGATAGCTGACGTTCAATTCAATGGCTCACCCTATTGTGTATATAATATGCTTTGCATTGTCCTTTCATGACCCGGAATATAACGTGAAAACTCCATTTCTTCTTACGAAAAGATCGTTGGGAATGTTTTCTCTTTGAGGCTGACTTCCATTTGAATCAGCTTGCAAGGCTCAGCAGCAAGCAAGTTCGTGCAACAGCGCCCTAACTTTAAAAACCTAAAAATCAGATCATTACAAATTGGTTGCTATGAATAGCTAGGTAGATACCACTTAACTTGAACTTAAGCTTCTGAGTGTAACAGTGGCATATTTTAGGCATTTTTTCACCTTCAAGTCGAACATATGTCACCTGCTTGAATGATTTTATCCGCATCAACTTAGTGCAGACGTAACCAGGTTTCAATAGGTTGGCATGACATTCGTTAAATCAAAATAACAAAAACCCCCTCAACGCATTCAAGTACATCAATTCTCCTAAAATAAAAGTCTCATTTCAGGGAATGATCCTAATTATTCATCTACAAACACCCCAATATTTTGTATTTTATATGACCCAAGAAACTCATATTTAAGCGATAGGATTTCAATAAAGAGGCATACCACAAAATCTCAATTGTATATACAATAAAGCAGGGCGAGAAAATGCCAACCATTAAATAATGGTCGGCATTTTCTAAATTAACATGTATGACTACGGTCTTTATTCCCACTCAATCGTCGCCGGCGGTTTGCCGGAAATGTCATACACGACCCGGGAAATACCGTCGATCTCATTGATAATACGGTTGGAAACGCGGCCCAGGAAATCATAAGGCAAGTGCGCCCAATGGGCGGTCATAAAGTCGATGGTTTCAACCGCTCGCAGCGAAACCACCCAGTCGTATTTGCGGCCGTCGCCCATGACACCGACGGAGCGCACGGGCAAAAAGACGGTAAAGGCCTGGCTGACTTTGTTGTACAGATCCGCCTTGTACAGTTCTTCGATAAAGATAGCATCGGCGCGGCGCAGCAAATCGCAATACTCTTTCTTCACCTCACCCAGCACCCGCACGCCCAAACCCGGTCCGGGGAACGGATGGCGATAAAGCATATCGTAAGGCAGGCCGAGTTCCAGGCCTATCTTGCGTACTTCATCCTTGAACAGCTCTTTCAACGGCTCCACCAAGCCCATTTTCATCTCTTTCGGCAGGCCGCCAACGTTATGGTGCGACTTGATGACATGGGCTTTGCCGGTGGCGGACGCGGCAGATTCGATGACGTCCGGGTAAATGGTGCCCTGCGCCAGCCATTTCACGTCGGAGAGGCTCAGAGCCTGTTCGTCAAACACCTCGACAAATACCCGGCCGATGGTTTTCCGTTTTGTTTCCGGATCGTCAATGCCGGCCAGCGCGGAAAGAAACCTGTCTTCCGCCGGTACAGCGATAATGTTCAAGCCGTAGTGATCGCCAAACATTTCCATCACCTGACTGGCTTCGTTAAGGCGCAGCAGACCGTTATCGACGAACACGCAGGTCAGCCGTTCGCCGATGGCCCGGTGCAACAGCATGGCGGTAACCGACGAATCTACGCCGCCGGATAAACCGAGAATGACCCGATCGTTGCCAACCTGTTCGCGGATACGGGCGACGGCATCTTCGATGATTTTGGCCGGCGTCCACAGCGGCGTGCACCGGCAAATATCAAGTACGAAGCGTTCCAGCATGCGCTGACCCTGACGAGTATGGGTGACTTCGGGGTGAAATTGCACGCCGTAGAACCGTTTTTCTTCATTGGCCATAATGGCGAAGTGGCAGGTTTCGGTGCTGGCAACGGTGACAAAATCCGCCGGAATGGCGGTAACTTTGTCGCCATGGCTCATCCAGACATCCAGCAGTGGCGCTCCGCCGGTGCCGATGTCGTCCTGGATGTCGCGCACCAGTAAGCTGTCAGTCAACACTTCTACCTGGGCATAACCAAACTCGCGCTGCGTCGAACCCTGGACTTTGCCGCCAAGCTGCATCGCCATGGTTTGCATGCCGTAGCAAACGCCCAGCACCGGCACGCCTGCCTGAAACACATAATCCGGCGCGCGCGGGCTGTCCTGCTCGGTGGTGCTTTCCGGACCGCCGGAAAGGATGATGCCGCTGGGGTTGAATTCGCGTATTTGTGCTTCGGTTACATCCCATGCCCAAAGTTCGCAATAGACGCCCAATTCGCGCACCCGGCGAGCCACCAGTTGGGTGTATTGCGAGCCGAAGTCCAGAATCAGAATGCGGTGTTTATGGATATTTTCTGTCATTGATGGAGTATTCCGAGAGCGTGTAGCAAAAAGTATCAATGCCCGGTCGTCAGAGACTGGACAGAACGGCGGCGGACCGGCGAGGCCCGCGCGCCGAGGGAAATTCGTTAACCCAGGCGGTAGTTCGGGGATTCTTTGGTGATGGCGACGTCATGAACGTGGCTTTCCTGGATGCCGGCACCGCTGATACGGACAAACTCCGCTTTGGTACGAAGGTCGTCGATAGTAGAACAACCGGTCAGCCCCATACAGGAACGCAACCCGCCCATTTTTTGATGGACGATTTCCTTCAGGCGTCCTTTATACTCCACGCGGCCCTCGATCCCTTCCGGCACTAATTTGTCGGCGGCGTTATCGGTCTGGAAATACCGGTCGGACGAACCTTTAGACATTGCGCCAAGAGATCCCATGCCGCGGTAAGATTTGAAGGATCGGCCCTGAAACAGTTCAATTTCTCCCGGTGATTCTTCGGTGCCTGCCAAAAGCGATCCCACCATGACACAGGCGGCGCCGGCGGCAATGGCTTTGGCAATATCGCCGGAAAAACGGATGCCGCCGTCGGCGATGACGGGAATCCCCGTCCCTTCCAGGGCTTCCACCGCATCAGAGATAGCAGTGATCTGCGGCACACCCACGCCGGTTACGATACGTGTGGTACAGATAGAGCCGGGGCCGATGCCCACTTTCACCGCGCTAACGCCGGCCGCAACCAGCGCGAGCGCGCCGGCGCCGGTGGCGACGTTGCCGCCGATGATTTGCAGGTCGGGGTATTTGGCACGTGTTTCGCGGATACGTTGCAGCACGCCTTCGGAATGGCCGTGGGAGGAGTCGATAAGTAAAATGTCAACGCCGGCGCTCACCAAGGCATCAATACGTTCTTCATTGCCGGCTCCTGCGCCCACCGCGGCACCGACGCGCAAGCGGCCATGTTCATCCTTACAGGCATTGGGTTTGCGCTTGGCCTTTTGGAAGTCTTTTACCGTAATCATGCCGAGCAGATGGAACTGTTCGTCCACTACCAGCGCTTTTTCAACGCGCCTCTCGTGCATTTTTGCCAACACCACTTCCCGGGCTTCACCTTCTTTTACCGTCACCAGGAGTTCTTTCGGCGTCATCACGGCGGAAACCGGT from Sodalis glossinidius str. 'morsitans' includes these protein-coding regions:
- the guaB gene encoding IMP dehydrogenase, translated to MLRIAKEALTFDDVLLLPAHSTVLPNTADLCTRLTQKIRLNIPMLSAAMDTVTESSLAIALAQEGGIGFIHKNMSIERQAEEVGRVKRHESGVVTNPQCVTPNTTLSEVKALTARNGFAGYPVVTDENELVGIITGRDIRFVTDLSQPVSAVMTPKELLVTVKEGEAREVVLAKMHERRVEKALVVDEQFHLLGMITVKDFQKAKRKPNACKDEHGRLRVGAAVGAGAGNEERIDALVSAGVDILLIDSSHGHSEGVLQRIRETRAKYPDLQIIGGNVATGAGALALVAAGVSAVKVGIGPGSICTTRIVTGVGVPQITAISDAVEALEGTGIPVIADGGIRFSGDIAKAIAAGAACVMVGSLLAGTEESPGEIELFQGRSFKSYRGMGSLGAMSKGSSDRYFQTDNAADKLVPEGIEGRVEYKGRLKEIVHQKMGGLRSCMGLTGCSTIDDLRTKAEFVRISGAGIQESHVHDVAITKESPNYRLG
- the guaA gene encoding glutamine-hydrolyzing GMP synthase; the encoded protein is MTENIHKHRILILDFGSQYTQLVARRVRELGVYCELWAWDVTEAQIREFNPSGIILSGGPESTTEQDSPRAPDYVFQAGVPVLGVCYGMQTMAMQLGGKVQGSTQREFGYAQVEVLTDSLLVRDIQDDIGTGGAPLLDVWMSHGDKVTAIPADFVTVASTETCHFAIMANEEKRFYGVQFHPEVTHTRQGQRMLERFVLDICRCTPLWTPAKIIEDAVARIREQVGNDRVILGLSGGVDSSVTAMLLHRAIGERLTCVFVDNGLLRLNEASQVMEMFGDHYGLNIIAVPAEDRFLSALAGIDDPETKRKTIGRVFVEVFDEQALSLSDVKWLAQGTIYPDVIESAASATGKAHVIKSHHNVGGLPKEMKMGLVEPLKELFKDEVRKIGLELGLPYDMLYRHPFPGPGLGVRVLGEVKKEYCDLLRRADAIFIEELYKADLYNKVSQAFTVFLPVRSVGVMGDGRKYDWVVSLRAVETIDFMTAHWAHLPYDFLGRVSNRIINEIDGISRVVYDISGKPPATIEWE
- a CDS encoding HNH endonuclease translates to MQLHYFICEKNKQEALTQYKDLLDNGVLHWEGEKKYFADKRIINAESENEKIHLFYREMHHYSFIYYGEIFLIGCKLRTEVPSQFIFKIGQGKLGLDLLDEIELHKNEFYSFSKTEKDAIIKSRIGQDFFRDGVINLWGCCAVTGLKNISFLRASHINPWKDFSNQERLDPMNGLLLQPMLDHLFDAGLITFSASGDVMFSPQLSQNDIQDLRLRRNLRLRKISNELEEYLTYHREKVFKHSCENLYRQP